One region of Jonesiaceae bacterium BS-20 genomic DNA includes:
- a CDS encoding LLM class flavin-dependent oxidoreductase produces the protein MDLGHPVKFGFATEVRHIVETAELVQAAEELGLDTVSIVETSDPDASLDPWTTATWLAGKTAVLTINAPGLDPRVHVPGMTARAVGSLDILTGGRAELTLNTEGTREFVNPKFDAVALQIPQEELDFLTESVAVIRTLWDTANTGNINFSGDFHQLLGAQSGPAPAHNIRLWLNSKNPVVVGELADGWVTTPTLHMAASENNGG, from the coding sequence GTGGATTTAGGGCACCCCGTAAAGTTTGGGTTTGCAACCGAGGTCAGGCACATCGTTGAGACCGCAGAGCTGGTCCAAGCAGCCGAAGAGCTGGGTCTAGATACCGTATCTATTGTGGAAACGAGTGACCCGGATGCCAGCCTTGACCCGTGGACTACGGCAACCTGGTTAGCCGGAAAGACCGCGGTCTTAACCATCAATGCGCCGGGGCTAGACCCGCGCGTTCACGTGCCCGGCATGACTGCGCGAGCCGTGGGATCGTTAGATATCTTGACCGGTGGGCGTGCCGAGCTCACGCTCAATACGGAGGGAACTCGGGAGTTTGTAAACCCCAAATTCGATGCGGTTGCGCTGCAGATCCCCCAGGAAGAGTTGGACTTCCTCACCGAGTCCGTAGCGGTAATCCGGACCCTGTGGGATACCGCAAATACGGGTAACATCAATTTTTCTGGGGATTTTCACCAGCTGCTAGGGGCCCAAAGTGGTCCCGCGCCCGCCCACAATATCCGGCTGTGGTTGAACTCCAAGAACCCGGTGGTTGTGGGTGAACTGGCCGACGGTTGGGTAACCACCCCCACGCTGCACATGGCTGCCAGCGAAAACAACGGTGGATAG
- a CDS encoding amidohydrolase, whose translation MAIDLESLYVDLHKHPELSFQEHRTAAIVAEHLENLGYEVQTGIGQTGVVGVLENGDGPAVLLRADMDGLPVLEATGLAYASTERAIDHEGNDVPVMHACGHDVHVTALIGAAEQLAESTEQWSGTVIALFQPAEERGGGAQAMVDDGLFDSIPAPAVVLGQHVGPFPAGVLALQSGVAMAAADSLRINLYGRGGHGSRPEAAIDPVLMAANLTVRLQQIVSREVASTDSAVVTVGQLRAGTKSNIIPDDATLGLSVRSFNPEVREQVLGAIERMAQAEAAAAGAERAPEVILEESFPLTVNNPDATARTAQALASIAGPYGVVSPGPMAGSEDVSVLSTASSVPLVYWFLGGLDHDLFGDLTRGAVDTSVPANHSPLFAPVLQPTLSVGVAALLAAAREWLD comes from the coding sequence ATGGCAATTGACCTCGAATCTCTCTACGTTGACCTGCACAAGCACCCGGAACTTTCATTTCAAGAACATCGCACCGCCGCGATAGTTGCCGAGCATCTGGAAAACCTTGGGTATGAAGTCCAGACGGGCATTGGCCAAACCGGTGTGGTCGGTGTGCTGGAAAACGGGGACGGCCCCGCGGTCCTGCTGCGCGCTGACATGGATGGGCTGCCGGTTCTTGAGGCGACTGGGCTGGCGTACGCATCCACCGAGCGGGCAATTGACCATGAGGGCAATGATGTTCCGGTCATGCACGCGTGTGGCCACGATGTGCACGTGACCGCGTTGATTGGAGCGGCTGAGCAACTGGCGGAGTCCACGGAACAATGGTCCGGGACCGTGATCGCCTTGTTCCAGCCGGCTGAGGAGCGCGGAGGCGGTGCGCAAGCGATGGTTGATGACGGCCTGTTTGACTCGATTCCTGCCCCCGCCGTGGTGCTGGGTCAGCATGTGGGTCCGTTTCCAGCGGGAGTGCTGGCCCTGCAGTCCGGGGTTGCCATGGCAGCGGCGGACTCATTGCGGATCAACCTCTATGGCCGTGGTGGGCATGGCTCGCGGCCAGAGGCCGCTATTGACCCGGTCCTCATGGCCGCGAACCTGACGGTCCGGCTGCAACAAATTGTGTCCCGGGAGGTAGCATCGACGGATTCCGCGGTGGTCACCGTGGGACAACTTCGCGCCGGCACCAAGAGCAACATCATCCCCGATGACGCCACGTTAGGATTGTCGGTTCGAAGCTTTAATCCCGAAGTTCGGGAACAGGTGCTAGGTGCGATTGAGCGCATGGCTCAGGCCGAGGCTGCCGCCGCCGGTGCAGAGCGAGCCCCTGAGGTTATTTTGGAGGAGAGCTTCCCACTGACGGTTAACAATCCCGATGCCACAGCACGCACCGCTCAGGCGCTTGCTTCGATTGCTGGGCCATACGGGGTGGTGAGTCCCGGTCCGATGGCCGGCAGTGAAGATGTCAGTGTTCTTTCAACCGCGAGTTCAGTGCCGTTGGTGTACTGGTTTCTAGGTGGACTTGATCATGACTTATTTGGTGACCTCACCCGGGGGGCGGTGGACACAAGCGTTCCGGCTAATCACTCCCCGCTCTTTGCCCCGGTTTTGCAACCAACGCTTTCGGTTGGGGTAGCTGCTTTGCTGGCCGCTGCTCGGGAGTGGTTGGACTGA
- a CDS encoding putative sulfate exporter family transporter, translating into MLTTVNSSRATAPLTPGILAAVTLGVSALVLGKWLPVVGGPVFAVLLGAGIVLGFGRCAGLQPGLKFASKWFLQIAVVLLGAKLSLKDISQIGLSSLPILIGTLGVCFLGGRFIGKALKIDDNTRTLITVGTGICGASAIATVAPVIAATAAQVSYAMSTIFLFNIGAVLLFPVLGNLLNLSDFDFGLFAGTAVNDTSSVVAAAATFSVAAMNYAVVVKLVRTLAIIPVAVTLGIKHAQVTYKPWYLRIFQYVPWFLIGFILLALLNSVAPLPPSAAEPITFLATMLITVALAAIALSTDIQAIKQAGFRPLILGAVLWALLIVTSLALLWLF; encoded by the coding sequence GTGTTAACTACCGTAAACAGTTCCCGCGCAACTGCTCCGCTCACCCCGGGAATCCTCGCTGCCGTCACACTTGGTGTTTCCGCGTTGGTGCTGGGTAAGTGGCTTCCCGTTGTGGGCGGGCCGGTGTTTGCGGTGTTACTTGGAGCTGGAATTGTTCTTGGCTTTGGGCGGTGTGCTGGTCTGCAACCGGGGCTCAAATTCGCTAGCAAGTGGTTTCTACAAATCGCAGTGGTGCTGTTGGGTGCCAAACTCTCCCTCAAGGACATCTCCCAAATTGGGTTGAGTTCACTTCCTATTTTGATTGGCACGCTCGGGGTATGTTTCCTGGGCGGGCGGTTCATTGGCAAGGCGCTCAAGATCGATGACAACACCCGAACCCTGATTACCGTAGGCACCGGAATTTGCGGAGCCTCCGCGATCGCAACCGTTGCCCCGGTCATAGCGGCAACTGCAGCCCAGGTCTCTTATGCAATGTCGACCATCTTCTTATTCAACATTGGGGCTGTTCTACTGTTTCCAGTTTTGGGAAATCTGCTGAACCTATCCGACTTCGACTTTGGGCTTTTTGCCGGGACCGCGGTCAATGACACCTCATCCGTTGTAGCCGCGGCCGCTACGTTCTCGGTTGCTGCAATGAACTACGCAGTGGTGGTAAAACTGGTGCGCACGTTGGCCATCATTCCGGTGGCAGTAACCTTGGGCATTAAGCACGCTCAGGTAACTTACAAACCTTGGTACCTGAGAATTTTTCAGTACGTACCCTGGTTCCTCATTGGATTCATCCTGCTTGCCCTGCTTAACTCGGTAGCACCGCTGCCGCCGTCCGCGGCCGAGCCAATCACGTTCTTGGCCACCATGCTCATCACCGTGGCGCTTGCTGCGATTGCACTGAGCACCGACATTCAAGCAATCAAGCAGGCCGGATTCAGGCCGCTCATCTTAGGGGCCGTACTCTGGGCGTTGCTCATCGTAACGAGCCTGGCACTGCTCTGGCTTTTCTAG
- a CDS encoding SIMPL domain-containing protein, producing the protein MNMIITVQGSATQYHQPERANLNLQVRLDGPSKTAVLDQVAVSANQIQELIAPLAHPGAGRTPAITWFSADQIRVDAQRPWNNEGAQLRLVYTAVVEFKVRFADFAALNTFYLEAATVSGVVIDGVTWELTEPARLAATQLVQGLAVHNAQTKALTYARALQDQAVRCIALADPGMLGNAESGPGYPVAFADAGMRSAKMGGSPELVLKPQDIEINCRVDAKFETVAPPRQA; encoded by the coding sequence ATGAACATGATAATTACCGTCCAGGGATCCGCCACCCAATATCACCAGCCCGAGCGCGCAAATCTCAACCTGCAGGTCCGCTTGGACGGCCCTAGCAAGACCGCTGTCTTGGACCAGGTCGCTGTGAGTGCTAATCAGATTCAGGAGCTTATTGCCCCATTGGCGCACCCCGGTGCCGGCCGCACCCCCGCAATTACCTGGTTCTCCGCGGACCAAATCCGGGTTGATGCGCAGCGCCCGTGGAACAATGAGGGCGCGCAATTGCGGCTTGTGTACACGGCCGTGGTGGAGTTCAAGGTCCGGTTTGCTGATTTTGCGGCGCTCAATACCTTTTACCTGGAGGCGGCCACGGTTTCCGGGGTTGTCATTGATGGCGTGACATGGGAGCTGACCGAGCCCGCTCGGTTAGCCGCGACCCAACTGGTTCAGGGTTTGGCCGTGCATAATGCGCAGACCAAGGCCCTGACCTACGCGCGGGCACTGCAAGATCAGGCGGTGCGTTGCATTGCACTTGCCGACCCGGGCATGCTTGGCAATGCCGAATCCGGGCCCGGTTATCCAGTGGCATTTGCCGATGCCGGAATGCGGTCAGCAAAGATGGGTGGTAGCCCTGAGTTAGTTCTCAAGCCACAAGACATTGAAATTAACTGCCGGGTCGATGCCAAATTTGAGACCGTAGCACCTCCCCGGCAGGCTTAA
- a CDS encoding LysR family transcriptional regulator, giving the protein MFLNRVPDLSTLEIFTVVARTGAISKAARELGMSQQAVSARMRAFESTTRLAVLQRTTTGATLTPHGKALLEQVTRVLGTAQDLQREIEQLSGDHVSTLEISASQTIAEHLVPSWLMAFKRDAGQTTEGNVEVSVHVGNTQDVITFLRTQVVELGFIESPNIPSDFSHKVIGHDQVELVVAPEHPWAKLNAPLSIETLVKTPLIMRETGSGTRDVLEFEVARYGKVNVAAALELGTTSAVRSATVAGIAPSFLSLRTVAEDLTARRLIAIPTELGQVTRPLTALWNGPVHRLSPAAQDFLRLAQRTTK; this is encoded by the coding sequence TTGTTTCTCAATCGCGTTCCAGACCTGTCCACCCTTGAAATCTTTACGGTAGTGGCTCGCACGGGCGCCATTTCCAAGGCGGCCCGGGAACTGGGCATGTCCCAGCAGGCGGTTTCCGCGCGCATGCGAGCCTTTGAATCCACCACTCGGTTAGCCGTCTTGCAGCGCACAACTACCGGAGCTACCCTCACCCCGCATGGCAAAGCACTGTTAGAACAGGTCACACGCGTCTTGGGGACGGCTCAAGACCTCCAGCGCGAAATAGAGCAGCTCAGTGGGGATCACGTCTCCACTCTTGAGATCTCCGCAAGCCAAACCATTGCTGAACACCTGGTACCAAGTTGGCTCATGGCGTTCAAGCGGGATGCCGGGCAAACCACAGAGGGCAACGTCGAAGTCTCCGTGCACGTTGGTAACACTCAAGACGTTATTACCTTCCTACGCACCCAAGTTGTTGAACTCGGTTTTATTGAGAGCCCCAATATTCCCTCGGATTTCAGTCACAAGGTCATTGGCCACGATCAGGTTGAACTTGTTGTTGCCCCAGAACACCCCTGGGCTAAGCTCAACGCCCCACTCTCAATCGAAACCTTGGTAAAGACTCCTTTGATCATGCGAGAGACCGGCAGTGGCACCCGCGATGTCCTCGAGTTCGAGGTGGCGCGCTATGGCAAAGTTAATGTTGCAGCGGCCCTGGAATTGGGGACTACCTCGGCGGTACGCTCGGCGACCGTTGCCGGGATCGCACCTAGCTTTCTGAGTCTGCGGACCGTGGCAGAGGACCTTACCGCTCGTCGCCTCATTGCAATCCCAACTGAACTCGGGCAGGTGACACGGCCCCTGACAGCTTTATGGAATGGTCCGGTGCACCGATTATCACCGGCGGCCCAGGACTTCCTGCGTCTCGCTCAACGCACCACAAAATAG
- a CDS encoding GH1 family beta-glucosidase, with translation MSTNLPILGKNFIWGTATASYQIEGAVNEGGRGKTSWDTFSAQPGRIHNGDTGDVACDHYHRYQEDVDLMKTLGLDSYRFSFAWSRIQPTGSGPVNSQGLDFYDRLVDSLLEAGIAPAPTLFHWDTPQAIEDQGGWLSRDTADKFADYAHIMGERFQDRIKQWMTINEPVVLTMFGHGAGVHAPGKALGFDALPVAHNLLLAHGRAVTALREAGAINIGLANNHAPTWPASTDPEDLQAAGLYDNIANWIFADPILLGKYPDAVAELIPPGLEDDLAEISVPIDFYGINYYNPTLVGAPTSDGPGDLDGIEIDIELPFTILDIEGYPKTDFDWPVIPQGFTELLVGFKERYGDKLPPIFITENGAAINDEVGPDGQVHDQRRIEYTDSHLRAVKEAMNQGVDVRGYFHWSLLDNFEWAAGNAMRFGLIHTDFETLKRTPKDSYYWYQSVIQANK, from the coding sequence ATGTCTACAAACCTGCCAATTTTGGGTAAAAACTTCATCTGGGGAACAGCAACCGCCTCCTATCAAATTGAGGGAGCCGTAAACGAAGGCGGCAGGGGAAAAACCTCCTGGGACACCTTTAGCGCCCAGCCCGGGCGGATACATAACGGTGACACCGGTGATGTTGCTTGCGACCACTACCACCGCTACCAAGAAGACGTAGACCTCATGAAGACCCTAGGACTGGATTCCTACCGGTTTTCATTCGCATGGTCTCGGATCCAGCCAACCGGTAGCGGGCCGGTTAACTCGCAAGGACTGGACTTTTATGACCGTTTGGTTGATTCACTCTTGGAAGCGGGAATAGCCCCGGCTCCAACCCTCTTCCACTGGGACACACCCCAGGCAATTGAGGATCAAGGTGGTTGGCTCAGCCGGGATACGGCAGACAAATTTGCAGACTACGCCCACATCATGGGGGAGCGGTTTCAGGACCGCATCAAACAGTGGATGACTATTAATGAGCCGGTGGTTTTAACAATGTTTGGCCACGGAGCTGGCGTGCATGCCCCCGGTAAGGCCCTTGGTTTTGATGCGCTTCCCGTGGCGCATAATCTCCTGCTGGCGCACGGACGTGCGGTGACCGCGCTGCGTGAAGCAGGTGCGATCAATATTGGCTTGGCAAATAATCATGCACCTACCTGGCCGGCAAGCACTGATCCAGAAGATCTGCAGGCGGCTGGTCTTTATGACAATATTGCGAACTGGATTTTTGCGGATCCGATCTTGTTAGGAAAGTACCCGGACGCAGTAGCGGAGCTGATTCCCCCGGGCCTCGAAGACGACCTTGCTGAAATCTCGGTGCCAATCGACTTTTACGGAATCAACTATTACAACCCAACGCTTGTTGGCGCACCAACCTCAGACGGGCCGGGTGATCTGGATGGGATTGAGATTGACATTGAGTTGCCGTTTACCATCCTAGATATCGAGGGCTACCCCAAAACCGACTTTGACTGGCCAGTCATTCCGCAGGGTTTCACCGAGTTGTTGGTGGGCTTCAAAGAACGTTACGGCGACAAACTGCCTCCCATTTTCATTACCGAGAATGGCGCAGCGATCAACGATGAGGTTGGTCCAGACGGCCAGGTGCATGATCAGCGCCGCATTGAATACACGGACTCGCACCTACGCGCGGTCAAAGAAGCCATGAATCAGGGCGTCGACGTGCGCGGCTATTTCCACTGGTCCTTGCTAGACAACTTTGAGTGGGCCGCCGGTAACGCCATGCGCTTTGGGCTTATTCACACCGATTTTGAAACACTCAAGCGGACGCCAAAGGACTCGTATTACTGGTATCAATCAGTTATCCAGGCCAACAAATGA
- a CDS encoding MFS transporter → MTQPQAKMAKVPVPTERASTGWILRFTLAYIGINIVWAGPGQVLMAPQVEILSQGAQWGPFTTVKEDNLALIGAIAGIFAVLSGPLWGALSDRSSSKWGRRTPWMTVGTILVAIAMVASGMAQTLPALLLSWTAFQIVINAVITPLSATIPDHVPERQRGVVSGWYGFGYTFAVVAGTGLGTLATALWPGMKGITLGYFLCAAACVVAMLPMLANRWETPLPREVKESIPKFGWPQLLACFWVDVRKHPDFGWAWLTRFIVTLSTSTTLFYLYYYLQDEIGLTRDDALVAHGLRVSEGVLLLTATYAIAVFGTVVVAGVLSDRLGKRKVFVSAASIFIGIATVTIAFAPNFAVVIVGAIILGLGTGVFTSVDFAMVSQVLPATEDTGKDVGIIHLAITLPNILAPVVAALLVGSLGGYTSLYLFAGSLAVLGGLLVYKIKGVD, encoded by the coding sequence ATGACCCAGCCACAGGCCAAGATGGCAAAGGTGCCCGTTCCCACCGAGCGGGCATCTACCGGATGGATCTTGCGGTTTACGCTTGCCTATATTGGGATCAATATTGTTTGGGCGGGACCCGGACAGGTGCTGATGGCGCCACAGGTAGAGATTTTGAGCCAGGGTGCCCAGTGGGGACCGTTTACAACCGTCAAAGAAGACAACCTCGCACTTATTGGCGCAATTGCGGGAATCTTTGCGGTCCTTTCTGGTCCACTTTGGGGTGCGTTATCTGACCGGTCGTCTTCCAAGTGGGGTAGGCGGACCCCCTGGATGACCGTTGGCACCATACTTGTTGCGATTGCAATGGTTGCTTCGGGGATGGCGCAAACGTTACCGGCGCTCCTGCTCAGTTGGACTGCATTTCAGATTGTCATCAACGCGGTTATCACGCCGCTGTCAGCAACTATCCCGGACCATGTGCCGGAGCGGCAACGTGGGGTAGTTTCTGGCTGGTACGGATTTGGTTACACCTTCGCGGTCGTTGCCGGAACCGGGTTGGGCACGCTTGCGACCGCGCTGTGGCCCGGTATGAAAGGGATTACCCTAGGCTACTTTCTGTGCGCGGCGGCCTGCGTTGTAGCGATGCTCCCGATGCTTGCCAATCGTTGGGAAACTCCACTTCCACGGGAGGTCAAGGAGTCCATTCCAAAGTTTGGTTGGCCGCAATTACTTGCGTGTTTCTGGGTTGATGTCCGTAAGCACCCGGACTTTGGGTGGGCCTGGTTAACCCGGTTTATTGTCACGTTGAGTACTTCAACGACCCTGTTCTATTTGTATTACTACCTGCAAGATGAAATTGGCCTAACCCGAGATGACGCCCTAGTTGCTCATGGTCTGAGGGTTTCTGAGGGAGTGCTGTTACTGACGGCGACGTATGCAATCGCAGTTTTTGGCACCGTGGTGGTTGCTGGAGTGTTGTCTGACAGGTTGGGTAAGCGCAAAGTCTTTGTCTCCGCAGCTTCGATCTTTATTGGCATAGCAACGGTCACAATTGCCTTTGCGCCAAACTTTGCGGTTGTCATAGTCGGTGCGATCATTTTGGGCTTGGGCACGGGAGTGTTTACTTCCGTTGACTTCGCAATGGTTTCCCAAGTTTTGCCAGCTACAGAGGACACCGGTAAAGACGTAGGAATCATCCACCTAGCGATCACGCTTCCCAATATCTTGGCACCGGTTGTGGCCGCACTGTTGGTGGGCTCTTTGGGTGGATACACCAGTCTTTACCTTTTTGCAGGTAGTTTGGCTGTGCTTGGAGGCCTGCTGGTTTACAAAATCAAAGGAGTTGACTAG
- a CDS encoding metalloregulator ArsR/SmtB family transcription factor, with translation MLIDPELAPLYEVKANLFKGLAHPLRIRALELLCSDQELSVAQLLKQMDLEASHLSQHLSVLRKHQLVVSQRRGTTVYYRIAHPQVRELLLAARGFLTSVLEQSSQQEERSRLLPGIGTEMSSM, from the coding sequence ATGTTGATTGATCCGGAACTTGCACCCCTATACGAGGTCAAAGCAAATCTTTTCAAAGGTCTTGCACATCCCCTCCGGATCCGTGCACTCGAGCTTCTGTGCTCGGATCAGGAGCTCTCCGTGGCCCAACTCCTCAAGCAAATGGACCTAGAGGCCTCACACCTGTCACAGCACTTATCAGTGCTGCGTAAGCACCAGTTGGTGGTGTCCCAACGCCGGGGCACAACGGTGTATTACCGTATTGCCCACCCTCAGGTGCGTGAATTATTGTTGGCAGCGCGCGGATTCTTGACCTCGGTTCTGGAACAAAGTTCACAGCAGGAGGAGCGTTCTCGGCTCCTGCCAGGGATCGGTACCGAAATGAGCTCGATGTGA
- a CDS encoding FAD-binding oxidoreductase, which yields MRGGTPSLVLQPQTPQEVSAAVLFAQEQGVEVGTRSGGHGFSGRSTNRGGIVIDVGGLNQIQVLDKANRIVRVGPGARWGQVAAAIEPHGWVISSGDSGGVGVGGLATAGGVGFFGRKHGLTIDHMVAAEIVLADGSHVRASETEKSDLFWAIRGAGQNFGIVTAFEFQAAEVGDIGYAQLALRVDNLPEFLVAYGALVEAAPRELTPFLLMGEQEPTKPIIAQIMAVVASDNADEIIAALQPFASLGELVGQQVYITSYAQLVDSPEPGVSRAMGEPVGRGAAINHITPAFAKELAGFILSGETYFFQIRATGGAAADVPVHATAYAHRAANFHLSALAANQNRLNTAWDAMSHHFDGLYLSFDTDRRPERVKDAFPPITLARLEVLKKQYDPNNVFRDNFNILVVPETV from the coding sequence ATGCGCGGGGGTACGCCCTCCTTGGTTCTGCAACCGCAGACGCCCCAAGAGGTTAGTGCCGCGGTACTCTTTGCCCAGGAGCAGGGCGTTGAGGTGGGCACACGCTCCGGTGGACACGGATTTTCTGGTCGGTCCACAAATCGCGGTGGCATTGTTATTGACGTGGGAGGGCTTAACCAAATACAGGTGCTGGACAAGGCAAACCGGATTGTGCGCGTTGGTCCCGGTGCCCGGTGGGGGCAGGTTGCTGCTGCCATTGAACCGCACGGCTGGGTTATCAGTTCCGGTGACTCCGGAGGAGTCGGTGTAGGAGGGCTTGCAACTGCCGGCGGAGTTGGGTTCTTTGGCCGAAAACACGGACTAACGATTGACCATATGGTTGCTGCGGAGATTGTCCTGGCTGATGGCAGCCATGTGCGTGCCAGTGAAACCGAAAAGTCCGACCTCTTCTGGGCGATCCGCGGGGCGGGCCAGAACTTTGGCATTGTCACCGCGTTTGAATTTCAAGCAGCCGAAGTTGGGGACATCGGATATGCACAACTGGCCTTAAGGGTGGACAATCTACCCGAGTTCCTCGTGGCCTATGGTGCGTTGGTGGAGGCGGCTCCGCGTGAGCTGACCCCGTTCCTGCTCATGGGTGAGCAAGAACCTACAAAGCCCATCATTGCTCAGATCATGGCGGTGGTTGCCAGCGATAATGCGGATGAGATCATTGCCGCGCTGCAACCGTTTGCGAGCCTTGGGGAGTTGGTGGGCCAGCAGGTCTACATCACAAGTTATGCACAGCTTGTGGATAGTCCGGAGCCGGGCGTTAGCCGGGCCATGGGCGAACCGGTGGGGCGGGGTGCCGCAATCAACCACATCACACCGGCGTTTGCCAAGGAATTAGCCGGCTTCATTTTGAGTGGGGAAACCTATTTCTTCCAGATCAGGGCAACCGGAGGTGCCGCAGCGGATGTACCGGTTCACGCAACCGCATACGCCCACCGGGCAGCAAACTTTCATCTTTCGGCACTAGCAGCGAACCAAAACCGGCTAAATACCGCATGGGATGCCATGTCGCACCACTTTGACGGCCTCTACCTCAGCTTTGACACTGATCGCAGGCCCGAGCGAGTCAAAGATGCATTCCCACCCATTACCCTGGCGCGCCTAGAGGTATTGAAAAAACAGTACGACCCCAACAACGTGTTCCGGGACAACTTCAACATTTTGGTCGTCCCGGAAACGGTGTGA
- a CDS encoding SulP family inorganic anion transporter, whose amino-acid sequence MKPSSIASLLPRRSDYAATKKTWRFDLLAGLTVGIVALPLALAFGVSSGVGAEAGLITAIIAGLVAAIFGGSNIQVSGPTGAMVVVLLPIVVDFGVQYVATVAIIAGVLVLVAGIFKLGRTIGYVPWPVIEGFTVGIGIIIFLQQFPSAFDVNGKGNSTNAVVAAWQVVRAAIWPQALIPLAIAAAVAAIMTVLTKWRPGLPASIIALGAVSVVVTVANIPVARIGELPSSLPSPSLPTFDFGTVTMLLPAAFAVAILAGIESLLSARVAASISDTGPYDPDRELVGQGLASIAAGFFGGMPATGAIARTAVNVRSGGRTRLSSITHSLVLLAVVYLATNLVSTIPLSALAGVLMVTAARMVSPLTIKTVMKASRSDALVFAVTALITVSVDLIVAVGIGIAVAGILALRALSSRSGVHRVDLPGPPQPGDERIALFRIDGSLFFAAAEKITEEIWAQAWVDVVILRLSQIQGLDSTGAHSLSELIVSLERNGITVLVKGIKREHLGLMQHLGVIGALRDPKHLFEELPAAVTHARKHTASSQTGTVPNGASEAIPTTGILPTPKYK is encoded by the coding sequence GTGAAACCATCGTCGATCGCCAGCCTGCTGCCACGCCGCAGCGACTATGCAGCCACCAAAAAGACTTGGCGTTTTGACCTCTTAGCCGGTCTCACCGTGGGGATTGTGGCACTGCCTCTCGCACTCGCCTTCGGCGTAAGCTCAGGGGTAGGGGCTGAAGCTGGGCTGATCACAGCCATCATTGCCGGGTTGGTGGCCGCTATTTTTGGTGGCTCAAACATTCAGGTCTCCGGGCCAACCGGGGCCATGGTCGTAGTTCTCCTCCCAATTGTGGTCGATTTTGGGGTCCAATACGTTGCCACGGTTGCAATCATTGCCGGTGTTCTCGTCCTTGTTGCCGGAATATTCAAACTAGGTAGAACCATAGGCTATGTACCGTGGCCAGTTATTGAAGGTTTTACCGTCGGCATTGGAATCATCATCTTTCTGCAGCAATTTCCATCAGCCTTTGACGTAAACGGTAAGGGAAATAGCACAAATGCTGTCGTAGCCGCATGGCAGGTTGTGCGTGCGGCAATTTGGCCACAGGCACTCATCCCCCTGGCTATTGCGGCCGCAGTCGCAGCGATCATGACGGTCCTTACCAAATGGCGCCCCGGGCTTCCAGCATCCATCATTGCCCTAGGTGCCGTTTCAGTCGTGGTTACCGTTGCCAACATACCGGTTGCCCGCATTGGCGAACTCCCCAGTTCGCTACCAAGCCCGTCGCTACCAACCTTTGATTTTGGCACCGTCACAATGCTTTTGCCCGCGGCCTTTGCGGTAGCCATTCTGGCCGGAATCGAATCGCTGCTTTCCGCCCGGGTCGCGGCGTCGATTTCTGATACCGGCCCCTACGACCCGGACCGGGAACTGGTTGGTCAGGGCTTAGCTTCGATTGCAGCAGGGTTTTTTGGTGGCATGCCGGCGACCGGCGCAATCGCACGCACCGCTGTCAATGTGCGCTCGGGAGGGCGAACAAGGTTATCTTCGATCACCCATTCTCTCGTGCTGCTCGCGGTGGTCTACCTAGCGACCAACTTGGTTTCTACCATTCCTCTGTCTGCCTTGGCCGGAGTTCTCATGGTCACCGCGGCCCGCATGGTTTCACCGCTGACGATCAAAACCGTCATGAAGGCCAGCAGGTCTGATGCCTTGGTATTTGCAGTGACCGCACTCATTACAGTTTCCGTAGACCTTATTGTTGCAGTGGGTATTGGAATAGCGGTTGCTGGAATCCTGGCGCTGCGAGCTTTGAGCAGCCGCTCGGGAGTACACCGAGTTGATCTACCCGGGCCGCCACAACCCGGCGACGAACGGATTGCACTATTTCGCATAGATGGCTCATTGTTCTTTGCTGCAGCAGAGAAAATTACCGAGGAAATCTGGGCTCAGGCTTGGGTTGACGTGGTCATCTTGCGACTGTCACAAATCCAGGGCTTGGATTCGACCGGAGCACATTCGCTAAGTGAACTGATCGTAAGCTTGGAACGCAACGGCATCACGGTCCTGGTCAAGGGAATCAAACGAGAGCACTTGGGCCTCATGCAGCATCTGGGGGTAATCGGTGCGCTGCGAGATCCTAAACATCTCTTCGAAGAATTACCCGCCGCGGTTACCCATGCTCGCAAGCACACTGCAAGCTCCCAGACCGGAACCGTGCCCAATGGGGCATCGGAAGCGATTCCAACAACGGGCATTCTCCCTACCCCCAAGTACAAGTAA